In Vitis vinifera cultivar Pinot Noir 40024 chromosome 4, ASM3070453v1, the genomic window CGAGGCCTGCTGCATTAGTACTGGTACCCACTGCACAGACCGTGAACCAGTTCATTATCAGGGTCAAGACAGGCAGTAGTACTGTTAACACATGTAAATTATGTGTTATTTGTAGTTTAGGAAGAATGCCCAAATTCAAGGACCATAGTACTGAAGGAGCTACATGGGAATTCTGTGCTCTTATAAAGAAAACTGCAAGTCAATGGCTAAAATTAATGCACTGGACATTAGTAGCAGAGAAGAAGATGGGAATTAATTAGTAGATTGAAACCCAGTTTTGAATTGTGGTGATGTATAGGTTCTGACATGAAATTTGAACAAATGAAAAGGAGTTGCCATCTTCCAATGATCTGTAATTAAGTTGATAGCAAGCTGGACGTACAGCTTACAAGAAAACATCACATTATTAATTGGATCAGTGATTGTGCCATGCCTATATGTCAAAGATTACCAACAGAATCTTGAACTAAAATGGAAGGTTCATCTGTGATTTCTGTCTATGgataaattatgtttggttcttccAACTCCAGCCCAGAGTTTTGAATTGCAGAATCTTCATGCTGATGGTAGAACTTAGAAGTAGGACAAGATGGTGTAGTTTGTATAGGGATTTTCCTGGGAAACGAACAGGCCCTCAAAATTGCTTTCATGTCTTAGAAAGTTGAAACAGTGTTGATGCCCATGGTTGTCATGATTCAGTCTGATGACCCAACAAATTAAAGTAAATGTTGATGTATTCCAAATGATCAAGATCCATCATGTTGTGCAAAAATTGTATATGCATGATGGTTGCTGGGGAATTATTGGAAATGGGCCATGGACTTTTCGCGAGGGATGTACGTGTATGAGTATTGCCAATGATTTAGGGCTTCAATGGCTCAAAAGGGAAACACAGGGTTTCATGTGGGTGGAAAAGGAATTGCTATGGTCTTAAACGTTGGTACAACATTGAATTTGGGAGGTATTGAAtctgattttattatttaaattccAAAAATGGTTTAGGATTTAAGGTGCTAAgctggtgtttgtttttttacttaattctaaatagaaccttaatgtttaatagtgttaaatattaggttgtttgtttttatagtattttatttctattaagtattaaaaagtataaaaaatcaatatgttattttttctatttagaaaaagctatatattttggttttttctatttagtaaaaagtttataataagtcatgaaaaagtagaaaaacaaacaatctaaattctaaaactaaattgcttttagtaaaaaatcaaaaaaacaaacaccaccttagtattttttttttatttttttttttataatcgaGGAACATTTCATGGCCAAGTCTTTAAGACTCTTCATGGAGAGCCAAATCTCAGGTGCTGTCCCGCAACAACCAATATCGGATAAATTCAAGTATTTAccctaaattatttaaatttatgatgTTTATCAATTAAATTCTTACtatactttttgtataagatattttactttaatacaaaaaaaaaaaaaattaaaaacaaaaacaggaTTGGATCTAaaccaacaataaattattgATTATGATAAACATGTGTAAAAGCCAAAATAAGGATATTAAAATAGtaattatgataaatatttataaactatttctataaaattaattataattcatagtgttttaattttaatttttttaaatgaattctcTCATTCTTCTATTTTAACTAAATtcaagtaaatatatttatagaaataattttttttctctagtaAAAATAGacgagaaagagaaaaatatgtaaataaattgtaaaagaaaattatttggaGACATAatacataacttaaaataaaagatcATGATTCTTGAAAAGTCACTTTTGAAATGCTACAGTTAACCCACCCCTCAAATCTAATTACTAATATTAAAAACTTTAAGCTTTGGGACAATTTATAATGCAATAATAAGGATtgcatgtgatgacaatatgctATTTCATACTAGatgattatttttgtatttattttgtggGAATATGAGGTTGTTATAATgtatctattaaaaaataaattttgattgacTCAATTTTGTAGCTTTGGAAGACTCGAGAAAGAAGGGCAcagaatttgtttttaaaatatgttttctacaacaattttaatgtgttttcaattattatttttaaaatattcagaatagtaattaaaaatatgaaaaatattttaaaaacatttgcatTATGTACAACGCCTATATGAAAAATAAGTCCAACATACTGTTTtccatattttagtttttttttttttaaataaaatatttttgaaaacaattaagagGTTTTTGGGACTGTAGAGGCCTTGTAATTTTCGTTGTGAGAAATATCACAAGCCCTTCATTTCTTGTAAATTAATCAAAGCCGTTGGTTGTTTCACACCACAGATTCCCCAAACTGAATCCCCACCGTAGATCTCTGGGTCCTACCAAGACCACCAACCACCAGATCAAAGATCTTGGCAGTGATGTCTCATTAAGGATTCCATGCTCTTTGTTACATAGGATCACCAAATCAAACAACGTCTTCCCTAAAGccctaaccttttttttttttttttttttttaattcattcatgTAGGGATAAGCAGAATGTGAAAGAGAATCTGCCAACAAAGTTTCACACTTTCTCAccccaaaaaatgaaaaaagaaaaggggaggTAAATCCAAAgcggaaatgaaataaaagtctTGTTTTGAATGTTTTTGGAAATTCTGAAATAGAATTTGATCCACTGAAATTCAATCCATTTTGCTTCACACATTCAGATTTTGTAACCATTCTATTTTTCAACTCCACCATTGGTTCTTGCAGTAATGATCCTCAAAACCCTGTCCTTTTCTCCTAGGTGCGCGCTGTCCATCTTAACCTTCACACTCTCAccacccaccaccaccaccaaatcttgaatttttttcctgaattttcgatatatatttcatatcatgtttttattcatttatttatatatatgaagaCAGTGTTGTGTGTTATCAACAACCCCCCTTCACTGCCCCTACCCACTCCACACATTCAAACTGAGGAGCATTTCCAGAAAGGGCTTTGATTTTGTGAAGGAATTGGTGGGTTGGGGTTGATTTTCTCTTCTCTGTACATTAATGGAACGTGCACGGCGGATTGCGAACCGGGCGATTCTGCGTCGCCTGGTTTCGGAGTCTAAGCAGCAGAGGCCGTGCCCGAGGCCCCAGAATGAGGGCTTGGTGAATTCTTCTTTTTCGGGTTGGAGGTATGTTTCCTCATTGCCTACTTGTGCTTTTCCCAATAAAACTGTGAGATCAGACGTGTTATTAGGGAGAAATGTGATGTCTAGTGTTGGTTTTGGTATGGGGTGTCAAACCCGGTCTATATCGGTTGAGGCATTGAAGCCTAGTGATACTTTCCCCCGCCGGCATAATTCGGCAACCCCAGAGGAACAGACCAAAATGGCTGAGTCTTGTGGGTATGAGAGTCTGGACTCTCTTGTTGATGCCACAGTGCCTAAGTCGATTCGACTCGAATCGTTGAAGTTTAGTAAGTTTGATGAGGGGCTTACAGAGAGTCAAATGATTGAACATATGATGCAGTTGGCAGCTAAGAATAAGGTTTTTAAGTCGTATATTGGGATGGGATATTATAACACTTTTGTTCCCCCAGTGATTCTAAGAAACATCATGGAAAATCCGGGTTGGTATACCCAGTACACACCCTACCAGGCTGAGATTGCCCAAGGACGTTTGGAGTCATTGCTGAATTACCAGACCTTGATTTCTGATTTAACTGGCCTACCCATGTCCAACGCATCGTTACTTGATGAAGGAACTGCTGCAGCTGAGGCAATGGCTATGTGTAATAACATTATGAAGGGAAAGAAGAAAACTTTTATTATTGCTAGCAATTGCCACCCACAGACAATTGATATTTGTAAGACTAGAGCTGAAGGTTTTGATCTTAAAGTAGTTACTGCTGATCTTAAGGATATTGATTACAAATCGGGTGATGTTTGTGGTGTCCTGGTTCAGTATCCAGACACTGAGGGTGAAGTTCTGGATTACGGGGAGTTCATAAAGAATGCTCATGCTAATGGGGTTAAGGTTGTTATGGCAAGTGATCTGTTGGCATTGACAATGTTGAAGCCTCCAGGTGAGTTTGGGGCAGATATTGTTGTTGGCTCAGCTCAGCGGTTTGGAGTACCGATGGGGTATGGTGGTCCTCATGCTGCTTTCTTGGCCACCTCCCAAGAGTACAAGAGGATGATGCCAGGAAGAATTATTGGAGTCAGTGTTGATGCTTCAGGAAAGCCTGCTCTGCGTATGGCAATGCAGACGAGAGAACAACATATCCGGAGGGACAAGGCTACGAGCAACATATGCACTGCTCAGGTACAGAGATTATTCAATGCCCAATCaatttatgtttttcatttaGGGGCTGTTTTTCATTAAGGGGGTTtattggcctttttttttttttaattaaaaaggaaatataaaagAGAGTGCCCAAGGGAATGAAGCCTTCATAAATAATGAGTGTACATGGAATGAGCtaagaaaaaatggtaaaatactaaaaagtagaagagaagaaaaacacaAGACACTTTAGACACTCAGGCAACATGGGCAGCTAATAAATTCAATGGGAGATTGCCAAGCATGATAGGAGCTCAGGATTCCCTTCCACAATTTTTGCTATTTATTATGAGAGACACTGCTTTGTCTTAAATGGATATCTTGTTTTATGTAGGCATTACTTGCAAATATGGCTGCTATGTTTGCTGTTTATCATGGGCCTGAAGGCCTTAAAACCATTGCTCAACGTGTCCATGGTCTTGCTGGGGTATTTGCACTTGGACTGAAGAAACTTGGGACAGTGGAAGTCCAGGGCCTTCCCTTCTTTGACACCGTGAAGGTTAAGTGTGCTGATGCACATGCGATTGCTGATGCTGCTTGCAAGAGTGAGATAAATTTGCGAATTGTGGACTCAAAAACAGTGAGTGTTCTACATGTTTGTTCAATTGGTTAATTATGATCTTTCATCATGAGATTTTATTGGAGCTTGGTTGCCTTTCAGATCACTGTTTCCTTTGATGAAACAACAACAATAGAGGATGTGGACAAGCTTTTCAAAGTTTTTGCATGTGGCAAGCCTGTGAGTATTATTAATGCTTTCTCTGCTGGTGATCTTGGCAATTATTTGCAAACTTTTACCACCGGTAAAACTGTCTTTGTTTTCACTTTCAGGTCAATTTCACTGCTGCATCCCTTGCACCAGAAGTTCAGACTGTGATCCCTTCTGGGCTCATAAGAGAAAGCCCATTTCTCACTCATCCAATCTTCAACTTGTATATCCCTTTGCAGAAAATTTTAGTCACTTGGTAGTTTTGCATTTAAGACTCTCTGACTTTCACTTGCTTTTTCAGGTATCATACAGAACATGAGTTGCTAAGATACATGCAAAGGCTACAATCAAAGGATCTTTCATTATGCCATAGTATGATTCCTTTGGGATCTTGTACAATGAAATTGAATGCAACAACTGAGATGATGCCGGTGACATGGCCTGGCTTTACAGATATTCACCCTTTTGCCCCCACTGAACAGGCACAGGGTTATCAGGTAGTTACCAACATTTTCTTTACCTGGAAGTTACATGTTTGTGCTGTCTTTCTTGCATTAACTAGCAAATTGACATTGTTTGCTGttgaattatgattttttttgctAGGAAATGTTCAATAACTTGGGTGAACTATTATGTACCATCACTGGATTTGACTCTTTCTCATTGCAACCCAATGCTGGTGCTTCTGGCGAGTATGCTGGCCTGATGGTTATTCGTGCATATCATAAGGTATGTTGGTATCTGTTGTGTTTCCAAATTGCTTGTTTGTAGCAGAAGGAATTATTcagaatttgtttttttgataggtaaaaagaaattattcagAACTTGTTTAAAGGAATGTGATACTTGCTTACCTTGATGCATAACTTGAAGTGAATACCTTGAGATTAGCCTTTGAGGCTAAAATTTTTTCACAATTGTACATTAAAAAGTATCGGCTGGACAAAGGCATCCCTCAGAAATTTGagcttttcttaattttaacaTGGTAGCTCTATCTCTAAATAAGAAGAGCCTGAACAGTAGTACTTAGAAGAGTTCAAAAAAAGTGGGGGAGGTTTTTCAGTCCAATGTATTCTCTACTTCACATTGGATTGAATCTGTCCATGCCTCTCCTAtgattttctcattattttcttctgACCTTATTGGCAATTTAAAATCACATTTTATTTGGTGATGCTGTATCCTTCATTACTGaaatatgtaaaagaaaaagaatgaaatggTGTGTGCATTGCCCATTTTTATGTATTATACTCATAGTAgttgcttgttttttttgtttttgtttttttttgttttgttttaatacTTCTTATTGGAAGATGAGTGTTGAGCCTCTTATATCCAAGCTCATGCTGCACTTTGTCCAGAGGCCTCCAAACTTCACCCAACATCATTGCCTCTCTGGAGCACTAATTTCAAGTTGTGTGAAGCTTGTTTTTTACTGATTATGTCTTCTATTTAATGAACCTGTAGTCAAGAGGAGACCACCACCGTGATGTGTGCATCATACCTGTTTCGGCACATGGGACTAATCCTGCAAGTGCTGCTATGTGTGGAATGAAAATTGTTGCTGTTGGAACTGATGCCAAGGGAAACATCAACATTGAAGAGTTAAGGAAGGCTGCTGAAGCAAATAAGGAAAACCTATCTGCTCTTATGGTATGTAGGTTGGAGGGTAGGGTTGGTGTGAGATCATGCCTATGAAATATCAAGTGttcattgattttgatttgaatttCAGGTTACATATCCTTCAACCCATGGAGTCTATGAAGAAGGGATAGATGAAATATGTAAGATAATTCATGACAATGGAGGTCAAGTTTACATGGATGGTGCTAACATGAATGCACAGGTTTGGTTCTTTTTTTATCTCCCACTGGACTTTGTTTCATCATATGCATAAAAGTTGATCCTCAAACACATGTCCTTGTACAAAAATATACTTCCgtcaatataaattttttagtgGGGCTCAAGGAAGATAGACAGTCTAAGTGGGCATTTAGGATTCTAAGACATGTCAacttttttttagcttttcaaaatccattttcaTTTCCATCTAAACATACaatctttttttctctcctttttttttttgtgtgtgtgtatatttCTGCATTTTGTAATGATGTGaactaaaatattttggtttcGTTCTCTACTCTTTTACCCATTGTCACTTTGGTTTTCCAATTATTAGATGAGCTGCATTTCTCTGTTTCTTTTTCCTCCTAGGGATGATGCACTATTTCTTTGTTACATGATTACACTTTACTCTCCAGGCTTGAAGAGAAATGTAACACATCAGcatcatcttttcttttttcttttccatttttctttttataatccATGTATATTCCTCCTGGGCATTTACTATCAGCATTCAATTCTGAGAAAATCTTTGGTCTTTACAGGTGGGTCTCACAAGCCCAGGTTGGATTGGAGCTGATGTTTGCCATCTAAATCTCCACAAAACATTTTGCATTCCCCATGGTGGAGGTGGTCCTGGCATGGGTCCTATTGGTGTGAAAAAACACCTGGCACCATTTCTGCCTTCCCATCCTGTGGTAATGTTTCTTGAATTAAATATACATtccatgaaaagaaaatttggtgcttcaatatttttattgtacttcctAATTTCCTTGTCATCATAACTGAAGGTATCTACGGGTGGTATACCAGCTCCTGACAAATTACAGCCACTTGGTACCATATCTGCTGCACCTTGGGGCTCTGCACTTATTTTGCCAATATCATATACTTACATAGCAATGATGGGATCTAAGGGACTCACTGATGCATCAAAGATAGCTATTCTCAATGCAAACTACATGGCAAAACGTTTGGAGGTCCCTGCTTCTTCCTTGAATATCTTCCCTTGGTTTTATCAGTTAATAAGAAATCAGGGCAGTAGGCATAGGGACTTGAAATTCTAGATTATTTTTGTAACCTTTTCATTGTGTTTGTGTTTTTGCTTTGCGTTCCTCAGAAGCACTATCCCATTCTTTTCCGTGGCGTCAATGGAACAGTTGCCCATGAATTCATTGTTGACTTGAGAGGCTTCAAGGTAGTTTTTACTAAATATTCGCTATAATTCATCCTTTATTTGtcatatttgttatttatttgaCTAACCACAAGTCAATATTGCTGCAGAATACTGCTGGGATAGAGCCTGAAGATATTGCTAAGCGTCTTATGGACTATGGATTTCATGGACCGACAATGTCATGGCCAGTGCCTGGTACACTCATGATTGAACCCACTGAAAGTGAAAGCAAGGTATGCTTCACCAGGgaaattcttcttttttcatcttttcataCTCCTTTCTTCTTCTAGTGAATTTTAAGTGTGTTTGTTTTACTTTTCAGGCAGAGTTAGACAGGTTTTGTGATGCTCTTATCTCCATTAGAAAAGAAATTGCACAGATTGAGAATGGAAAAGCTGACGTTCACAACAATGTCCTAAAGGTAAAAGGGCTCGTTTCTTCACCACagatatgttttcatttttatagtaATAATGATGtgcaattgaatttaaattgtGATGTTGTGCCTATACACTTCTGGATGCTTTTTAATGAGTAATTATAGTTCAATTATTGAAAAGCATTTAGAGATATTATCTGATAAGTGCAAGTGCAGGGTGCTCCTCATCCCCCATCCCTGCTTATGGGAGATACCTGGACAAAACCATACTCTCGGGAATATGCAGCCTTCCCAGCTCCCTGGCTTCGGGTTGCCAAGTTCTGGCCAACTACAGGTATCTATCTGACTGCCTTTTTGCTCCAACCATGTCGATTAAACCTATGATTCTGCAAATTTCCACAGTTTTCTTCGTTCTTTCTTTAGAATGCCCTGCTTGATTTAATAGCAACGATTTTTTATTGCTGATCCTTCAGGACGTGTTGACAATGTGTACGGTGACCGCAACCTCATCTGCACTCTTCTTCCAGCATCACAGATTGAAGAACAAGCTGCAGCTACTGCCTAGGCTTCAGCTTGGTGCTCCATTCTGCAAGGTTTCTTGACAAACACGAaaccattttcttctttcttgtaTATAAAACCATCCATCATGATACATTTCTCTCCAGCTGCTGATGTTCATCTTCTTGATATGATGATCCCT contains:
- the LOC100266170 gene encoding glycine dehydrogenase (decarboxylating), mitochondrial; this translates as MERARRIANRAILRRLVSESKQQRPCPRPQNEGLVNSSFSGWRYVSSLPTCAFPNKTVRSDVLLGRNVMSSVGFGMGCQTRSISVEALKPSDTFPRRHNSATPEEQTKMAESCGYESLDSLVDATVPKSIRLESLKFSKFDEGLTESQMIEHMMQLAAKNKVFKSYIGMGYYNTFVPPVILRNIMENPGWYTQYTPYQAEIAQGRLESLLNYQTLISDLTGLPMSNASLLDEGTAAAEAMAMCNNIMKGKKKTFIIASNCHPQTIDICKTRAEGFDLKVVTADLKDIDYKSGDVCGVLVQYPDTEGEVLDYGEFIKNAHANGVKVVMASDLLALTMLKPPGEFGADIVVGSAQRFGVPMGYGGPHAAFLATSQEYKRMMPGRIIGVSVDASGKPALRMAMQTREQHIRRDKATSNICTAQALLANMAAMFAVYHGPEGLKTIAQRVHGLAGVFALGLKKLGTVEVQGLPFFDTVKVKCADAHAIADAACKSEINLRIVDSKTITVSFDETTTIEDVDKLFKVFACGKPVNFTAASLAPEVQTVIPSGLIRESPFLTHPIFNLYHTEHELLRYMQRLQSKDLSLCHSMIPLGSCTMKLNATTEMMPVTWPGFTDIHPFAPTEQAQGYQEMFNNLGELLCTITGFDSFSLQPNAGASGEYAGLMVIRAYHKSRGDHHRDVCIIPVSAHGTNPASAAMCGMKIVAVGTDAKGNINIEELRKAAEANKENLSALMVTYPSTHGVYEEGIDEICKIIHDNGGQVYMDGANMNAQVGLTSPGWIGADVCHLNLHKTFCIPHGGGGPGMGPIGVKKHLAPFLPSHPVVSTGGIPAPDKLQPLGTISAAPWGSALILPISYTYIAMMGSKGLTDASKIAILNANYMAKRLEKHYPILFRGVNGTVAHEFIVDLRGFKNTAGIEPEDIAKRLMDYGFHGPTMSWPVPGTLMIEPTESESKAELDRFCDALISIRKEIAQIENGKADVHNNVLKGAPHPPSLLMGDTWTKPYSREYAAFPAPWLRVAKFWPTTGRVDNVYGDRNLICTLLPASQIEEQAAATA